The proteins below come from a single Octopus sinensis linkage group LG10, ASM634580v1, whole genome shotgun sequence genomic window:
- the LOC115216254 gene encoding general transcription factor II-I repeat domain-containing protein 2-like — MCPENVDLFSAISLSANTVARRVEHIERNIKSQLKDKASKFVCFSVALDESIDVSDTSQLLLFIRGINANFEITEELVSVHSMHGTTTGIDIFREVEKSVAEYNLEWKKLKCITTDGGRNMCGTKKGLVGQINKVIENSGGLKPLVLHCILHQQALCGKHLDLSSVLDPVISTVNYIRSHGLKHRQFRDFLEEMNAEFPDLPYYTSVRWLSYGKILARFFELRTEIEIFLNEKNHSQVLLKDSEWLWKLAFSADLTMHLNDFNLRIQGETSLICDLYSKVKSFRKKLILFESQLTRSCFTHFSRCDKYRQEAATPFPNLFAQDVILALKQQFEERFSDLDACSSKLRIFENPFNSVIGDLPSELQMEVIDLQSNDILKDKYKEGNLIEFNKCLPSDQFLHLRRFACEFISVFGTTYLCEKTFSKMKYTKSCYRSQLSDEHLNALLVIGTTHFEPQLDKILSEMKQFHVSPIDQSLKKHRTLSVNKSIEADIFLSIRKFVLKKETVNENAPMFAFMKHKQPFEAQIID; from the coding sequence ATGTGTCCAGAAAACGTAGATTTATTTTCCGCAATTAGTCTTTCTGCGAACACTGTTGCTCGTAGGGTTgaacatattgaaagaaatattaaatcacagCTAAaagacaaagccagcaagtttgtaTGCTTTTCTGTTGCACTTGATGAGTCAATTGATGTATCAGACACATCCCAATTGTTATTGTTCATCAGAGGAATAAATGCCAATTTTGAGATTACTGAGGAACTTGTATCTGTGCACAGCATGCATGGAACAACAACAGgcatagatatttttagagaagtGGAAAAGTCAGTGGCTGAGTATAATTTGGAATGGAAAAAACTAAAATGCATAACAACAGATGGTGGCAGAAATATGTGTGGAACCAAAAAGGGCTTAGTTGGGCAAATTAACAAAGTAATTGAGAATTCCGGTGGATTGAAACCTTTGGTATTGCATTGTATTCTTCATCAGCAAGCACTGTGTGGAAAGCATCTTGATTTATCATCTGTATTAGATCCTGTGATTTCCACTGTTAACTACATAAGATCTCATGGACTCAAACATCGCCAATTTCGTGATTTCTTGGAGGAAATGAATGCTGAGTTTCCAGACCTACCTTACTATACTTCAGTAAGATGGCTTAGCTATGGAAAAATTCTGGCTAGATTTTTTGAGCTTCgaactgaaattgaaatatttttaaatgagaaaaaccaTTCACAGGTGTTGCTCAAAGACAGTGAATGGCTCTGGAAATTAGCATTTTCAGCCGATTTAACTATGCATCTCAATGATTTCAACCTACGGATACAAGGTGAAACTTCACTCATCTGTGATTTGTACTCAAAGGTGAAATCTTTTCGTAAGAAATTAATACTATTTGAAAGTCAGTTAACAAGAAGCTGCTTTACTCATTTTTCACGATGTGACAAATATAGACAGGAAGCTGCCACTCCATTTCCAAACTTGTTTGCTCAAGATGTCATTTTAGCTTTGAAACAACAGTTTGAAGAACGTTTTTCTGATCTTGATGCATGTTCTTCAAAactaagaatttttgaaaatccaTTTAACTCTGTTATTGGAGACTTACCTTCTGAGTTACAAATGGAAGTTATTGATTTGCAATCCAATGACATCCTGAAGGACAAATATAAAGAGGGAAATTTGATTGAATTCAACAAATGCCTTCCATCCgaccaatttcttcatttaaggAGGTTTGCCTGTgaattcatttcagtttttgGCACCACATATTTGTGTGAGAAGACTTTTTCAAAGATGAAATACACAAAATCCTGCTACAGATCACAATTGTCTGATGAACATTTAAATGCATTGCTTGTTATTGGAACCACTCATTTTGAACCTCAGTTGGACAAAATTTTGtcagaaatgaaacaatttcatgTTTCCCCTATTGatcaaagtttaaaaaaacat